tagccttttagctttaataagctattagctatttttctgacttattagccatgtttagtatactgaatggtgtaagtcaagtataaagaacatgctagtgataccccacatgctaacattagcattttggctaattttagctgattcacttagtttatcatgctgaatgatgcaagtccatgttagtcaacattcttgtgattctccacattcTTCCTTGGAATTTttgagctaagcttagcattgatgctaatttttagcatcagaacacTGGGTCCAAACcaacgggcacactttggcaggccccagtttaatttcttcaggaattttctagttaccATCTTGgtatagcgctttagcattagcatccaCTAATCACTACAATGGTTTTGCTTCTTCTAATTACTATGTTGATGTaccgctttagcattagctttccATAATTACGTTGGTGTAGCACTTTAACTTCCACTTGATAGTTATGCTAAAGCTACAAAGTAGTATTAACCTGAAGCAGGTAAATGCTATTTCAtatagcattagcttccactaattACCATGATACAGCATTTGAGTGTTCGCTTCTACTAAAACTGATTTGGTTCAGCTGCTTGTGAACAAAAATCTTCAGAATTTTGTAGCACATTAATGACCATAGCATTTTTTGCTGGtctgttaaaatattacaatcatCAAAGACTAAATTCTTGTTCTTTTATGagccagaaccatcagaactgAAATCCTGAAACGTCTCCTTCTGCGATTTTAACTGGATTGGGACAATATGCTGCCACTCAGAAACACAAAAGTCAACAAGACTAgaacacattttattgtcatCGTCAACATAAGAATCATTTCTCCAAAACGAAGcctataaaaaaatgaatatatttacaGATGGTGTGATTAAGTGAAACCAGTCTGTGTGATCCAGTGGTTCTCTGCAGGATCACCTGCGGGCCCGGTGGTTCTCCAGCAGCTGCACCACCAGGCGGCTCTTTAGCGTAGCTAGCTTGCTGCTGTAGTGTTGCTGCAGGACGGCGGCCAGCCGGCGGCGGAGAGCCTGCAGGCTGGGCAGAGCGCCGCAGTCCGACACGTTGAGCAGCGTGTGGAAGAAGTCCAGCCACAGGTCGGCGTGGGGTTTCCTGGAGGGAGAGGAGGCGGTTAGGGGGAGAACCGGGCCGGATCCAGACGGACCGGAGCTGATTGGGTTACCGTCTGAAGATGCCATTGGTCTGCCAGACGCCGCCCTCGATAACGACCTGCATGTAGGTCCCAAACAGCAGGCAGTAGACGGTTCCCGCAATCCCAAAGTAATCTGTCTGGAAACACAGAGCAGATTTATATTCATACCCTGGTCcgggttctggtggttctgatgacCAGAACCCAGAGTCCACTCTGAACCAGAATTAATCTGCAGCCAATAATTCAGGTTTGACTTTTTAATCTAGTTCAGAAATCACTCTGAGGGTCAAAGATCAAACTTTTCTCGGACTGGTTCCTCTCAGACTCCCTTCAACTCATTGGCTGTTTAACATGGAAGCTCTGATTCTGATTGGTCGGAGCGCCACAGCTCAGCCAATCGGTGCAGTCGATTCATCACTCTGAAGTGTTACTATAGAAATGTGACCAGATGTGTGCAGTtccattaattattattaattatattaataaaatattaatgatcaagaaatacataaatatatatatttattaatgtaaagataaatatatatatatatatatttatattaaattaaattaatataaactGATAAACATTTACCAGTAAgtgatgaaatataaaataacaataaatatcaataacaATGTAAATGTGTATAATAAATTTAGTTAATAAATTGATGCAGAAAGTTTTATCAAACCTCACCATAacaatattataataattaaataaaacctaataataaaatataagaataaataaatatgagaataaatggATGCTAAACAtcacaaattaataaatgttttttttcatacagttctgacttttactttcatttcttaTTAGTCATTAATTACATCTTTAATAAATCTCCTTTAGGGTTAACAGCAGAACCAGTCCAATTGCAGCTCCGCCCCTCTTCAAACCCCGCCCATCTTCAAGCCCCGCCCCTCTTCAAGCCCCGCCCCTCTTCAAGTCCCGCCCCTCTTCAAGTCCCGCCCCTCTTCAAGCCCCGCCCCTCTTCAAGCCCCGCCCCTCTTCAAGTCCCGCCCATCTTCAAGTCCCGCCCATCTTCAAGCCCCGCCCCTCTTCAAACCCCGCCCCCTCTACCTGGTAGCTCCAAGGTTTCCCGCTCAGCATCTCGGTGCACTGGAAGCTGGACGTCAGACACCTGGCAGTGAAcgcagtgcattctgggaacAGCGCCATGTCGATGCTCTGACCCAGATCGATGAGGACCAGGCCGTGGTCCACGCCGTCTGGGTCAAAGCACCGGTTCTCCAGGAACCTGGAGGGGCGGGACGACGGCGTCAGAcgggccagaaccagaaccagaaccagaaccagaaccagaaccagaaccagaaccagaaccagaagacagACACACCTCTCTCCCAGCAGGAAGTTGTCAGGTTTAATGTCGGCGTGGATGATGTGCGCGGCGTGCAGCTGCTCCACGGTGTGCAGGATGCAGACGGCGAAGTGAAGCACGAGGGCCGGCGGCATCACCCTGTCGCTCTGCGCCCGGAACAGGTTAACGGCGTTCTGCAGCGAGGAAAACATACAGGAGCGTCACGGCGGAAAAGCAACcgcagctgcagcagcctgcGAGCCGCGACGCACCAGCAGGGTGCCGTAGTTGTGCAGCTcccccagcatgatgctgccgtcCAGGAACAGGTGAGCGGAGCGGATGCTGCCAAAGAGATGGCGCACAGAAGGAGGCAGGCGGGCGTCCAGACAGGTGTTGATGTAAAACTCCCAGGGATTGGCCGGTTTCTGCACCTGCAGAAGACAGGAAATGATGACATAGAAAGGAGGAAGTAAAAGGGGGCGAGGAAAGTTAATATCAGCTGAAGAAGGAAGCAAGGACAGAGGAAAGGAGAGCAGGAAGTGGTGCGGGGCGCCCCCTCCTGACCTTCAGCACCATCCTGTCAGAGGTCGCGGGGTCGGTGGCCTGGAAGACCGTGGCGAAGGCTCCCTGTCCGAGGACGGCGTCCACTCTGAGGGACGACGATCCTGCAGGACGAGACACAGCAGGACGTCTGAGAAGGTCCTACTCAAAGTTTCCACATCTTTCCTGTTTATTAGATTTAACTGATTTTCTGTCAGCTGGAAATTAAAACATCGTTTAACAATTTACtgctaaaaatctgaaaagtgtggagcaGGTTTCTATCTTCTGCAGCTTAGTGAGACTCAGTCCTTTTGTCCTTTTGCAGATTCTCAGTTGAATCAgatctttgactaggccattctgcTCTGATCTAAACCaaggcatgatgctgccaccaccgtgtcaGGTGTGAGCCAACCAGATCAGACCTGAGCTCCTTTCTTTGATACCAGCAGGAACTCTTTCCCCCTAAAAACATCAGGGTGTGAATTCAGACgcatgccgcacttttcagctgtttatttGCTGCTCATGTTGGTTTGACTCATTATGTTGTGTGAGCGGTTCAggctgtgacctctgacccgcTGGTCCTACCCATGCTGAGGGTCTTCTTGGGTCCGATGCTGGGCACGGCGCAGGACCAGCTGTAGCAGCAGGGGTGAGAGGTCAGCGGTGGGCGGAGCCGGGACAGCAGGTCCGCGATCCGGTCGGCGTCCCAGGGGTCGGACACCAGCTGGAGGCCGCCGGGCGCCGCCGGGCTCATGGGGACGTCCCGGGTTCTGGCCGAACCGGGTCGGCAGGGACTCAGGAAGGCATCCAGGTCCGGCTCCGCTGAGGCGGCGGGACTCCTGACGTCCAGCCAGCTCGTCGTGGGGGCGCACTGCGGGCTCATGGGAACGTCACTGAGccggttctggtctggttctgggcTGCCGGGCCTCTCTGGGTCCTCCAGGATCTGAAACGGTTCTCTGCTATTACTGAGTGGGTTCTGCGGAGGGCTGGCCTCCCAGCCGGCGGAGGGCCCGGCCGGGCAGAGCGTCTGGTCCCTGAAGGAGAGCAGGGCAGGCGGCGGCGGCTGCGTCATGCTGAGGGAGGAGGAGGCGAAGCCGTCGGCCATGATGGTACCCTGCCGCGCTGAGGACGGCAGCAGCGGAGCGCCGGCCTCCAACGCCGCGTCATCAGCTGGACTCTGCTCCAAGATGGGGCTGAGGGAGAACCGACACGTCTTTCACTTAATACCAGGAACACACAGCTTCTTATTTCACccttttattaacaaaaacattattttgtataaacttttaacataattaacatatttttactcactcAATGTGTTCATTAACTGTTCGATGAACACAATTAATGTGCTCATTTCACATTAATTTCCGCCTCTGTTACAACTATCAGGTAGCTACAATCACTGCTAACGGCTTAGCATGTAGCAGCTCAGCTAGAGAAGCAACCAGCATGCTAGGGCCAAAATACTAACAAAGTAGGTTTTATATGTCTCAAAGAATCGGCTACATACGACTGGTTGGTGGAATAACAAATATTAGATGATAAAAACTGAATCATATTCATGTGGTTGGTTGACGCTAGAACCTggaattaaactgaaataagacCAAGACACTTTACTGCAATGTGGCAAAACCTTAAATAATTGGCTTCAAAGAGACTTGACGTTGTTTGGTAGAACgttattaacaaaaactgaatcctTATCCAGGCTGACGTATCCTGCATATTCTTTAGCCGTCCCTCCAAATATCATAAAACAGATTAATagaattaattttaactttatttggaaaaacaaacaccattATATCAGGAAAAGTGATTTGCTAAAAAATTATGAGGAAGGTGGTATCAAGGCAATTGATTTTGAAATTATGAATGGTACTTTAAAAATGAGATGGCTTCAGtcccttttaaaaaacagtGATCTCATTTGGTTTGTTATTCCGTCGTTCGTATTTCAAAAAGTTGGAGGTATTGAGTTGTTattgaaatgtgattttgaattattaaaactcCCCCTACAACTCTCTAATTCCCACCAACAGGTTTTGTTACAGTGGAAGTTCATGTTTAAACAACTTCAGCCCTCATAATGTTCCACTGTGGAACCACAGAGCCATTCTATggtagaaaatctatttttctagaaaattggTGGAATAAAGGAATCTGGTCAATTACTCATTTACTGGATGGAAATGGTGATTTTCTAAGTTTGGAGGATTTTAACAGGACGTATAGAAATGATTGTTCACTAAGAATTTATAAGAAAGTTTTATGTAGTATCCCTGATGTCCTCATTCATTcagttaaaaacagtttatctaATTTCTTTATTCCTAGACTCCATAAGATTCAATTTGAGCATGTGGACATTAGAGAtaataaatgcaacaacaaGTTTTTGAATCAGTATTCTATAAATAATATGTACCCAGGAAGAACAAACAGTTCTCttacaaaaatgtaagaaatctATGATAGTCAAAATTAggacaaattatttgaaattccCAATTCCTCCTAAATATAAagaattacaatttaaaataagaaataacatATATCCTTCAAATGAGTTTTTAAGAGAGAGATTTAAGTTTAATGTTGAGAATTGTGGCTTTTGTACAACTCAATTGGAAACaactaaacatcttttttattaatgtaaagaAGTATTAAACTTATGGGATCAACTTCgaaactttctgttttctaaaacaataaatgtggattttatttccttacAAAACATTCAATTCGGTTTatccattaaagaaaaaaatttggaaTTTTCAATCAATATTCTAATAATTGTAACAAAGTATTATATCCATAAATGTCGCTATGCAAAATGCTGCCTCTCAATCTCTGCTCTCAAAAATGAACTTTCCCTTTTCAAAAGATGCAgaatttaaatgcaattaaattgtTTGAGTTAATTGAAGATTTTCAGTTGGTAGTCCCcactgattaatttattttaactattattattttatttatttttatttattttattttattttatactttgttccagcatttgtatttaattgtatttttcaaaagcagGAGTTGTGATATTTCttcttgtatttaaatatttgttattgacTTGTTATTTgagattgttattgtttttttttatatattcaataataataaaaaataaaaaaaaactttactgcTTGTGCTCTTCTTCTGGCAAACGAGGCAGCAGATGCAATCTGAAGCACCGCCACCATGTGGTGAAACTTGGTACAACGCCTAAATTCAGTATACTTTCACCATTGAACCGGAAACAAACTCCGGAGAACAGGAAACAAACTCCGGAGAACAGGAAACAAACTCCGGAGAACAGGAAACAAACTCTGGAGAACAGGAAACAAACTCCGGAGAACAGGAAACAAACTCTGAAGCCATGTGGGACTGTGGTCAGGGCAAGGTGAAGTACAGTCGCCTATTTAGAGACTTTGTTGATATATTTAGCAAATTTTCAGACCCTTTCAAGActctttttacaaaatattactAGCAACAGATCTAgcgacatttaaaacaaaaaactcaaactacttttttttaaaagtggctTGTGATAAATCTCGAAACTTGTTTTGACAAATCCACCaactattttgaaaagaaaatagcaaCAAATCTAGCAACTTTTTCAAAGCCttcaaaaaaacatacataaaatatcAAGTCAAAAATCTCACGACCCCATTGCAGTACCTCTGCGACCCTCCCAGAGGTTGTGGCCCCCATGTTGGCTCACCTGAGTTTTTTCATCTGTCGTCTGATGAAGACGTTTTCGTCAGCGTCGCCGCCGTCTCCGTTATTCTCTGCAGGAACATGACAATCAGAGCCTCATCCAGTGAAGCATCATGGAGGCGGTGGAGGAGGCGGAGCCTCCGCCGGTACCTTCAGCCAGGAAGAAGCAGCCGCTGAGCGGCGTTTTGTGAGTGAACGGCGTGGAGACGAACTGGGCCAGCGGGGCGAAGTCGGTGGTGCTGTTGGGACAGGCGGCCAGCGAGTTGTGGCGCGCGCCCCACATGGTGCTCTCGTCTGGGATCAGCTCCGACGGCGTGGACACGGACAGGGATTCAACCCGACAACCGCCAGGACCAGCTGGACCAGAACCGCCGGAGATTCCCAACAACTGTCCGAAACTCATATTGGGTCGGTCCGCCCTCGGCCCGCAGAGTTCTGTCAGAGCTCTGGCCGGTTTGGACCGCTCAAATGGAACCACGGcgctgaaggaaacaaaaacatcaaatcaatGCATGTGTTACCATGGATACGGATGATAAATGTCCAAAACTGAGAAAGCAGGAGCTtaaatccttccag
The Gambusia affinis linkage group LG22, SWU_Gaff_1.0, whole genome shotgun sequence DNA segment above includes these coding regions:
- the bub1 gene encoding mitotic checkpoint serine/threonine-protein kinase BUB1, which codes for MDIALYLRCFEESLASYSGDDPLDPWDRFVDFLEQRQPAGGSSEMSLVFDALVQRFLNVDQYANDIRYVNYCIRYASYCADPATLYAHVFSRGVGSRTAALYLAWARHFEQKGMKDQADGVYLKALENQAQPADTLLHEYRQFQSRTRTEPPASGARVPLQNSQLTNQMSPQKKAAAGSPSKLPLRRTVTTTSRAETSGTQRSSQDAAAPTVFEYSEDALVCDGTEFCFEEVRAEKYFRKIRERQEWEQRENMRRQLRQQEQEVQRLQSMLQQVNQGLQACEGSLCTTLQASAAPSIFFSSRSRRSVGLRLHSDLSLIQEAAGTGSGSEATRPPPVLSDCSGAAEPQAPGSSAQRNPDAREPGVAPLHCGLVPEPEEKLDVSQGGAANFSHVTPNSSLGLVQATPSRALPSPTVNTREALGVIMDMFQAPTFLDDPFQGASMLHRAAAEPDQDLETGVVPLVPEPPAAPFTIFQDYEDKENSGAVVPFERSKPARALTELCGPRADRPNMSFGQLLGISGGSGPAGPGGCRVESLSVSTPSELIPDESTMWGARHNSLAACPNSTTDFAPLAQFVSTPFTHKTPLSGCFFLAEENNGDGGDADENVFIRRQMKKLSPILEQSPADDAALEAGAPLLPSSARQGTIMADGFASSSLSMTQPPPPALLSFRDQTLCPAGPSAGWEASPPQNPLSNSREPFQILEDPERPGSPEPDQNRLSDVPMSPQCAPTTSWLDVRSPAASAEPDLDAFLSPCRPGSARTRDVPMSPAAPGGLQLVSDPWDADRIADLLSRLRPPLTSHPCCYSWSCAVPSIGPKKTLSMGSSSLRVDAVLGQGAFATVFQATDPATSDRMVLKVQKPANPWEFYINTCLDARLPPSVRHLFGSIRSAHLFLDGSIMLGELHNYGTLLNAVNLFRAQSDRVMPPALVLHFAVCILHTVEQLHAAHIIHADIKPDNFLLGERFLENRCFDPDGVDHGLVLIDLGQSIDMALFPECTAFTARCLTSSFQCTEMLSGKPWSYQTDYFGIAGTVYCLLFGTYMQVVIEGGVWQTNGIFRRKPHADLWLDFFHTLLNVSDCGALPSLQALRRRLAAVLQQHYSSKLATLKSRLVVQLLENHRARR